The region TCCTAAGCTCACggccccttcctcctttccctgctgTCATATCACGTTCTCCTCTCGCGTGTccaatctccctctgcctccctcttacgAGGACCTTGTGATGACATTCCGGGCTCAGCAGGATGATCCAGGGGTATCTCCCATCTCAGGGTCCTTAACTTAAAGCAGAATGTGTCCCCCACATGCAGGCACATCCCTCGGCCGCGGACAGGAGCAAGGCGCCCACACGCGCGGCCCCGGAGCCGGACCCCGAGCCCACAacgctcagggagggaaccagacacagaaggccacgtGGGGTGTGCgtccacgtgggtgacacgtccGGAACAGGCTCATCCGCGGACGGGAAGGGGGCTcgtgggggccgggggctgggggggtatGGGGAGGGGCTACTCTGGGGAAAGGGATTCCCTGcaggtgatggaatgttctggaattagacagtggtgatggttgcacaactcagTGAATGTACTAACAACCAGAGTGAATGGACCCCGAGGACACTGCGCTCGGTGagaggagccagacccagaaggacacatcccgcaggaggaccccactcccaggaggtccccagaggagtcccgtccacacagacagagaggagagggtgggagccggggcgggggcagggggtggggatgaCGGCTGACGGGGACCAGGTTGCTtcgggtggaatgttctgaaactCTGCAAACGTATTCCTAAATGCCACTAAACCATACACTTTAAATGGCCTGGCGCCCCCCacggccccgcccggccccctgACTCACCGACGTGGGTGGGGAAGAGCTCCTCGTTGTTGATCTGCACCTCGATCCAGTCCATGAGCAGGTCCATGTAGCGGGGGGCCGACAGCGCCGTGGGCTTGCGGAACTGGTGCTCGTCCTGCCAGCGATACTCATACTTGGGGCCACCCGACATGACCGGGCAGGACTGCTCCGTGCAGCCATCGCCAATGGTGCCGTAGATGAGGTTGACGCGGTTGAAGAAGTCCACCACGTGCACGGCCACCCAGTCACTGAGCTCCTCGCCAGGGGGCAGCTGCACGGCCAGCTTCAGGTCCAGCCCCGCGTTCAGCGACGCCTGGGCCTTCTTGTGCAGCTCGAACCGCTGGGTGCCCGGCTCGAACTTGCGCTTGGGGCGGAAGGTCTTGTCCTTGTTGAAAACTTGCTTCAGGAAGGGGTTGGACATCTCGGCCCCCTGCCCGGTCAGCACGCTCCCTGGCGACGCCTCTGCAGAGGGGCCCGGGCAGGATGTTCGCGTCAGGTGGCAGCCCAGGCGACGGAGATTCGCTGGGCCCCAGGCCTTCGCTAAGACCTGCAACACAGAAAGGGGAGGACCTGTCAGCTGTTTCTGGAGACCCCGCTCTGGAAGCACCAGGGGGCCGGACTGGGAGGCTCCCAGGACTCGTGGTTTTCAGTTTCACCAAGACGGCACCAGTTCCTCCGCGGACAAAATGGTCCATGGCAGGTCCCAACTGCCTCAGAGCAGAAGACGCAGAGACAGCCCCCGACAAGCCAGAGCTGGAGGCATCTCCCCCATGCCCGGAGGCCTTCTTGTACTGCGGGACGGAGTGTGGAAATCTGCACAGAAGCTAAGGCGGCCCGCAGCGGGTCTGTGGTGGCCTCCGTGAAGAGAGGCCCACATCCCTGGGACCTACAAACGGAACCTCATTTGGAGGAAGGTTCTTTGCAGGCGTGATTAAGGATCTTGGGCTCTGCTCCTTCTGgatcatccaggtgcccctagtgtgATGACATCTGTCCTGATAAGAGGAGACAGACACACGGAAGGAGAATGCAAGAGGGCGGAGGCAGGAGCGCCGTCCCCACGGCCTCtgaaggagccagccctgcccgCACCCTGGCTGGGGCACTGGCCTCCAGAGACGGGAAAGGATAATTTCTGTGTTCCCACATTTGCACCCAAATCTCCTCGTTGCA is a window of Zalophus californianus isolate mZalCal1 chromosome 1, mZalCal1.pri.v2, whole genome shotgun sequence DNA encoding:
- the MOB3A gene encoding MOB kinase activator 3A, which codes for MSNPFLKQVFNKDKTFRPKRKFEPGTQRFELHKKAQASLNAGLDLKLAVQLPPGEELSDWVAVHVVDFFNRVNLIYGTIGDGCTEQSCPVMSGGPKYEYRWQDEHQFRKPTALSAPRYMDLLMDWIEVQINNEELFPTHVGTPFPKNFLQVVRKILSRLFRVFVHVYIHHFDRIAQMGSEAHVNTCYKHFYYFVKEFGLIDTKELEPLKEMTARMCH